The window AGCAGCTACAACTGGAGCATCAGAAACGATGTCGAATTCGTAGTTGTACTCAACATTTCTGTGAAGTCTGATAAGAGCAGCAAATTTACCAGTTCTCTTGATAGTGTTACCAGGAATTTTGATATATTTTTTCTCTACAGAAACACCAGCTTTTTCTAAAGCAGCAGATAGATCAGCATTGTTGATAGATCCGAATAATTTATCACCAGTACCTACTTTTGCAGGAATAGTGATAGAAGTTTTCTTCAATTGCTCAACTACAGCGTTAGCAGCAGCGATTAATTTAGCTTCTTCTTCTTTTCTAGCCTCTAATGTAGCTTCTAAAGCAGCTTTGTTTTTTGGGGTAGCTAAAAGAGCAATTCCTTGAGGAATTAAGAAGTTTCTAGCATAACCTGGCTTTACGTTTACGGTATCAAACTCAAGTCCTAAGTTTTCTACGTCTTTTTTAGGATAATTTCCATTGTTGTTGTCCTTTTTAAGATTTTAGTTTTATAATCTAAAATCAAGTTAGAATTAATGATGTATTCAGCAACAAAAGAAGAGATTGCTCTCTTCTTTTATTTATTTTTTGTCTTATTTTAATAAGTCAGCTACGTAAGGTAGTAAAGAAAGGTGTCTTGCTCTTTTGATAGCAGCAGAAACTTTTCTTTGGTATTTTAAAGAAGTTCCAGTGTATCTTCTTGGTAAGATTTTACCTTGCTCGTTTACAAATTGTAATAAGAAGTCAGCATCTTTGTAATCAACGTGCTTAATTCCGTATTTTTTGAATCTACAATATTTCTTTTCAGATTTTGTATTGATATCAAGCGGAGTAAGGAATTTTACTTCTGATTCTCCTCCAGCTGAGGCTTGTTTAGCCATTTCATCTATTGCCATGTCTTGTCTTTTTTAAAAAATAGGGTTAATTAATTAAGCTTTAGCTGCTTTTACTTTAGCTCTTCTTGTTACAGCGTACTCAATAGCATGCTTGTCAAGTTTTGTAGTAAGGTAACGGATAACTCTCTCGTCACGTTTGAATGCTAATTCTAAGTCAGCTACTACAGAACCTTCTCCTTTAAATTCGATTAAAGTATAGAACCCATTCTTTTTCAATTGGATTGGGTAAGCTAATTTTTTTAATCCCCAGTTTTCTTTAGCAACGATTTCGCAGTTCTTTTCTTTGATAAGATCTACATACTTGTTCACTGCTTCCTCTACCTGTGACTCAGATAGAACGGGAGTTAAAATGAAAACAGTTTCGTAATTGTTCATAATGTTAAATGAATTTGTTAATTATTTCGAGGTGCAAAATTAGAAATTATATTTTTAATATGCAAGAGTATTTATGAAATAATGGAGTATTCATGGTAAGAGTTTGAGTGTTGATGGTGTTTTTGTACCTTTGCCACACGAATTTTTTATTTCATGAAAACTAAATTTTACACACTGCCATTATTGTTGATGGGAATTATCTGTTACTCACAGGATAAAATTTCCAAGAAGAACGGAACCTCTTTTGAGGCTAAGATTATCGAAGTTGGGGCTTCAAATATTACTTACAAAGAACTGGATTATCTGGATGGGCCGAGCCATTCATTAAACAAATCAGAAATTTATAAAATCACTTATGCTAACGGAAAGGAAGATCTTCTGGGTAAATATCATAATGTTGATGAAGTGAAAACCTTTATTGCTGATAAAATCAGAGAATTTGGAGCAGATCGTGATAACGGAATGCTGAGACTTGCCGCAGAATTTGATGGAAATAATATCAGAATAAACTCAGTAGATAAAAATGGAAAGCTCTATTACGAAGGAGATTGGTGGAATCTGAGTAATGTAGTGGACTTTCATAAGGTGTCAAAAAGGAAAAATGGGGATGCGTTTTTAAATATCGTCACCTATAAAGTAAAAAGATCAAGTGAAAAACTGGATAAGTTGGTGATTAGAGTCATCAATTACGGAGTTGCTGAAGAATTATCAGAAGCCTTCAAAGATTTAAATATCATGCTAAAAAAAGACCTGTAAATAGGTCTTTTTTTATGAATAAATTTATTCTTTTCTAATCTCTGTTAAAAAATTCACTTTCAATACATCATACAAAGAATGTCTGCTTACTAAGATGGATGCAATAGATGAAACCATACCGGCAAGCATCAGGTGAAAAATCAATGAATGCCTATCTGTCATTTCCAGCACAATGATGGCTGATGTAAACGGAGCACGCGTAATACCGGTAAGAAAAGCAACCATTCCGCCCAGAACAACTACATTGGTTTCATTAGGTGTTAAATGGATAATCCCTGAAATAACAGATCCAATACTTGCTCCGGCAGATAGAGCAGGCGCAAAAATACCACCGGCACCTCCTGAAGTAAAAGACAGGGCAGGGCCTAGCATTCTTAAAATAGGAACATACCAGTCTTCATGCTTATCCTTCGTAAAAAGTACTCGTTCCATAATCTCCTTTCCTGACCCTAAAATTTCACGATTGATGAAATAGGCGATAGAAGCAATAATTAGGGCACATACAATCAGAAATATAACATTCGCTTTGTCGGTTTTCAATGTTTTCTTTTTCCATCCATTGATCTTAAGCATAATTACCGAAAGCTGGCTTGCAAGGATTCCAGCTGTAGCAGCAACAAGCATAATGGGAAACATCACCATCAGAGAAACATCGTTCGTTTTTGGATATCCTAAATATAAATAAGATCCTGCCAAAGTCTGTGCAGTAAGACCTGCAATAATAACAGCGGTAAATAAAGCTGTTTTAAAATAGTTGATATGGGTTTTTGATAATTCTTCTACCGCAAATACAATTCCGCCAAGAGGAGTGTTAAAGGCTGCTGCAAGTCCGGCTGCTGCACCCGTCATAATCATATTCTTTTTTGAGATTTTTGGCCACCAGTCAGGAAGATATTCATTCACTTTTCTAAAAACAGAACCTGCAATCTGGATAGTAGGGCCTTCACGACCTACAGCACCACCTCCAATGACCAGAACTACAGAAGAAATGATTTTGAAAATAATGATTTTAAGGCTTAGAAGGCTTCTTATCTTTTTATGTTCTTTTGGATTAGCGAGTTCTACGGCTGCCATCACCTGAGGAATACCACTTCCTTTAGCGTTGGGCGCAAATTCTTTGACCAGCCACCAGGAAAGTACAAATCCAATCGGGGCAATGATGAAAATCATCCATGCGTGCCAGTTAAAGATAAAATTCATAAGGTTTTCACCCCAGGCGAATATTTGTGCATATAAGACTGCAAAAAAACCGGTAATCACAGATCCGATCCAAAAGGGAATAGCTTGCAAAAGATTGTGTTTCAGCTGTTCATTCCGGATGTTGTCAAACGATTTCTTTATGGATTTACGAATAAGGATGAGAATTTTCAGCATTTGTAAGTTTTGAAGGATGAAATTACGGTAAAATTTTGAAAATTATATTTCTTCTAAAAATTTTGAGACGATGAAAATATGATCTGGAATATAAAAATACATGATTTTTAATAAGATTTCTCATTTAGAATGAATTTTGGGAAAATAGAAAAAACCTGATTAGATATCAGGTTTTTTCAAGTTTAATATTTAATTACTTCTTTTTCATTAAGTCCTCTATCTTCTGAATCATTTTTACAGCATTCGTATTTTCCGGATTTAACGCTAATGATTTTTTATAATGCTCTAAAGCCAAAGCATAATTTTTCGCATAGAAATACCCTTCACCCAAGCTGTCAAAAGCATTTGCCGACTGTGGATTTTCTTTCACGTTTAAAGAAAACACTTTGATAGCTTCCACAATTCTTGAATTTCTCAGCAAGATATAACCTATGTCATTCAGCGTGTTTTCAAAATTCCATTTTAGATTTTTTGCCTTAAGAGAATGATAGATTTTTTCAGCATCAGGATTATTTTTTTTAGAAAATTCAGAGATGATGGTTTCTTCCGCTAATGAATAGTCGTCTGTTAAGTTTTTATCAATCATAGCAGCAATGTGATTAATGATCCGATATTGAACAGGGAATAAAGAGTATCCGTTAGACATCATCACAATGGCCATATTATTGTTCGGATACATCTTATAAGCGCTTACATTTCCGCCAGAAAAATTATAAGAAACTATATTGTTTACTTTGGTGATGTCCCATCCATAAGCGAAAACATCTTTTTTATTACCAAACTCAAAGGGCTGCCACATCATTTCTTTTGTTTGTTGAGATAACAGATCATTTTTACTAAGATGACTGCTCCATTTCAAAAACGCAGGAAGTGTGATGGCTACTCCGTTGGCAGAATGGGCTCTTGTTCCGCTAACGTCCGTAGATTTTTCGTATTGCTTTTTTATAGGATTGTAATTGTATTTTACCACGCGGTTAGGAATCTTTTCGAGAGCGTTTGAAGAGAAAATGACCTGATTTTTAGAATCTGCAAATTGGTTGTCCAGGATGAAGTTTTCAAATGACTGCCCTGTGATTTTTTCTATGATCATGATAAGAAGGAAATAATTTGTCTGGTTATAGCTGAATTGATTTCCTGTTTGAAATTCCATTTTTTCGCTGCTTAACCGCTCAATAACCTTGGCGTTAGAATCATCAACTAAAATATCATTAAAAGCAATAAGGTTAGGAAGTCCCGAAGAATGGGTAATCAGGTTTTTTACTTTTATATCCTGCCATTCTGCGGGTAAATTGTCAAGGTATTTGGAGATTTTGTCTTCTAAAGATAATTGTCCTTTTTCAATCAGTTGAAAAACACCAATATTTGTCATCAGTTTTGAGGTAGAATATATCCTGAACATTGAATTTGAATCTACCTTTTTATCACTTTCCAGCGTTTCTGTGCCATAATACTTTTGAAAAATAATCCGGTCATCTTTTATAATTCCAAGAGCCAAGCCGGGAATCTGATTGATTTTAATCACTTCTTTCACATACTGATCAATTAATGCTGATCGATCAGTTTTCTGCGGGTAGGCCATCACGCAAATACTTAAAGCCAATGTGGTCAAAAGGAACTGTTTCATAGGGAACTTGTTTTGTTTTATAAAAGACAATTCAAACTCCGGTTATATTACTCCCTAATCCAAAGGTACACACAAAAAAACCTCCGATAAAAATCGAAGGTTTTATATTTATTGTATAATCAGCGTTAAGAAAATTACTTATTGCTAATTACTCATTACTTATATTTCCGTGTTCAGATCCCAGTTTTCAAGGTAATCGTGAACATGCTTCAGCATCATTCCACCAAGAGAACCGTCTACTACTCTGTGGTCATAAGAGTGGGACATGAACATTAGATTTCTGATAGCGATTACATCACCGTCAGCCGTTTCTAGAACTGCAGGCTTCTTAACGATCGCTCCAATAGCAAGAATCGCCACCTGTGGCTGAGGAATAATTGGAGTTCCCATAAGGTTTCCAAAGCTTCCTACGTTAGAAATTGTATAAGTTGCCCCTTGAGTATCTTCTGGTCTTAACTTCTTGTTTCTTGCTCTGTAAGCTAAGTCATTGATTGCTTTGGCAAGACCTGAAAGGGATAATTGATCAGCATTTTTAATAACAGGAACAATAAGGTTTCCGTCTGGTAGAGCAGTGGCCATACCGATGTTGATGTTTTTCTTTTTGATGATGTTCTCACCATTTACAGAAACATTGATCATTGGGAAATCCTGGATTGCTTTTACTACAGCTTTCACAAAAATAGGCATGAAAGTAAGCTTTTCACCTTCACGTTTTTCGAAGGCTGTTTTATGTTTAGCTCTCCATTTTACAACATTGGTAACATCTGTTTCAATGAATGAAGTAACGTGTGGAGCAATTTGTTTTGCTTTCACCATGTTTTCAGCGATGATCTTTCTCATTCTGTCCATTGGAATGATCTCGTCACCTGCAGCAGTAGTAATCGTTGCAGCTGGTGCTGAAACAGGGGCTGGAGCAGAAGCTGTCTGTTGAACCGGAGCAGCCTGCTGAGCAGGTTGTTTTCCTCTGTTGGCAACATAAGCTAAAATATCTTCTTTGGTAATTCTTCCTTCTAAACCGCTTCCTTTAATAGATTTCAGTTCAGTTTCAGAAATATTTTCCTGTTGTGCAATTGATTTTACAAGTGGAGATAAATAAAGATCTCCAGAGAATTCTACATTGGATGCAGCCACAGTTTGTAAAGGCTGCTCAATAGTTTTTAAAGTTTCAGTGTCTGGAGTAGCTGCCGGTGTTTCAGTGGTTACTTCCTCAGAAGCAGAACCTTCTCCTTCAATTTCTAAAATAGCAATGGCCTCACCTACTTTTGCAACTTCATCTTTTTGCTTTAAAATTTTTACGATTTTTCCCGAAACTGGTGTCGGAACGTCTGAATCTACTTTATCTGTTGCAATTTCTACTACAGAGTCATCCTCTTTTACGTTATCACCTTCATTGAATAACCAAGTGATAATTGTCGCTTCCATAACCCCTTCTCCCATGGAAGGAAGCAATAATTTGTATTCTGCCATTTTTGATTTTTAGATTTTGACAAATATATAAAAAAAATCGGTTTTTTTATGAAATATATAATTTTACATGAATTCAATGTAGATATTTTCTCCTACATTCAATCCAAACAGGCTTTTAGCTCCGTTTTTCTTACTGCCTTTATAGATGGTGAGCTCCAATAACTGGCTGTCATTGAAGATAGCAGCCGACTGCCCGTGGAATTCCGTCTCCCTTTCCCAGTCTGAAACTACTTCAGTATGGCTGGAAAAGATCCTGGAGAGACTCAGGTTTCTGAATTTTATGGTAAATCCTTTGTATCCTTTGCTGATATTTTCAAAGAAATCCTGATTGATATTTGAGATTATATTTCCGAAATTATCAATATAGGTAACTTCACCAATAATCATACCTTCAGACTCATTATAAACCGCTCTTGGGAACATCAGTTGCTTGGCTGTATCTATTTTTCTTCCGATCACTTCAGGAAGGCCGCCGTTGGCAAGATGTACTGCTGCCGGAACAAAAATATCTGTAGAAGTGAAATTAATAATATCATCAAAACGGTTGTTCAATGTGATCTCGTAAATGGCTTCCGGCTTAATATCAAAAAAGATAAGACTTAAAAGACCATTATCTGCTGCCAGAAAGTAAGACCCGTCCGCTTTGTAAAGAATATTTTTTCTGGATTTGTGGTAAAAACTGTCTACAGAAAGGATGTGAATACTGCCTTTCGGAAAGTATTTATATGCGTTTCTTACAATATAAGAAGTTTGTATAAGGTTGAATGCCTGGATATCGTGGGTTATATCAATAATATTAACCTCAGGGTTTAGAGACAGAATCTTGCCCTTCACAGCGGCGACTCTGTAATCTAAATTTCCGAAATCCGAAGTAAGGGTAATAATTGACATGAGCAATTTATAGAATAGTGTAGTCATGCAAAGTTATTTAAAATAAAAGGAAAGCCCGAAAGATTGTTGAAAAGAATTTGATATAAATTGAAAAAAAGCTTTAATTTTAAAATCTAAAAATAAAAATACTGCATGTTTGAATTGACCTATGATCTGGAAGAAATCGATGCGAAAATCTTCTATGGAGTTAATAACCAATATTTCAACTTAATAAAATCAAGCTTTCCGACCATTAAAATTACTGGAAGAGACCATTATATTTTTGCAATGGGAAATCAGGAAGCTTTGGACATATTGAAGCAAAAACTGGATGATATTGTAAAATTTATCTCAAAAAACAACTCAATCGGCCTTAAAGACGTCGAAAACATCCTGAATATTAAAGATGAAAATGAAAAGCAGCTCATCTTTGATCAGGACATCATTGTAAAAGGAGTAAACGGGAAGGTAATCAAAGCAAAGACAACCAATCTTAAAAAACTGGTAAAAGAAACAGAGAAAAAAGATATGGTTTTTGCGATTGGACCTGCCGGAACCGGAAAAACGTATACGAGTGTAGCATTGGCGGCAAAAGCTTTGAAGGATAAGGAAGTAAAAAGAATTATTCTTACAAGACCTGCTGTGGAAGCAGGGGAGAGTCTTGGATTCCTTCCAGGAGATCTTAAAGAAAAATTAGATCCCTATTTACAGCCTTTATACGATGCACTTCGTGATATGATTCCTCATGAGAAGTTGGAAGGCTTTATGGAAAAGAAAGTTATTGAGGTAGCACCATTAGCTTTCATGAGAGGGCGTACCCTTGATGATGCTTTTGTCATTCTTGATGAAGCTCAAAATACTACCCATGCTCAGATGAAAATGTTCCTGACGAGAATGGGGATGAATGCAAAATTTATCATTACAGGTGATCCAAGTCAGATTGACCTTCCAAAGAACCAGCAATCCGGATTGAAAGAAGCGATGAGGATTTTGAATGGAGTGAAGGAGATAGGTTTTGTATATCTTACAGAGGAAGATGTGGTAAGGCACCCAGTGGTAAGGAAGATTATTCTTGCTTACAATGATGAAGAAAAGCGATTGAGAAATGATTGATTCTATGTAGATAAAAGTTCCATTAACCTTTTGTTAACCTTATTTTTTTTTCTTAAAATTTGTTAATTTGAAAAAAATAATTAGTTTTGCAGTCCTTAAATGTATAACTAATTAACAATGAAAAAAAATTTACTTATTGCAGCTGTAGCTGTATTGGGAATTAATGCAAACGCGCAGGAATTTAAATTTGGACCTAAAGCAGGTTACTCTTTATCAATGCTTAAGGCAACTGGTGAAGGAACTACCTATAAATTTGATTCAAAATCTACTTTCTATGCTGGGGCAATGGCAGAATATAAGTTTAACGATAAATTTGCCGTACAGGGTGAGGTTTTATACTCTCCAATCGGAGGTAAGCAGGAAGAAGCTGTTGCTTTTACTGAAGCGGGTGTAAATGTAACGGGGACTGAAAAAACAGACTGGAAACTGGGAACTGTACAAATTCCTATCAGTGCTAAATATTATGCTACTGAGAATTTAGCTTTCGGAGTAGGTCTTAACGTAGGTGTTATTTTTTCTGCAAAAGTGAAATCAACATTAGAATTATCAGGGTCAGCTTTAGGAGAATCATTTTCTGAATCAGAAACTACTACTACAGATGTGAAGGATCACATGAATAAACTGAACTTAGCTCCTTTTGTTGGTGCTGAATATACGCTTGAGAACGGATTGTTTTTTGATGCGAGATATAACTTAGGAGTTTCTAACCTTGCTAAAAAGGAGGATGGAGAAAACGGAACTTTGAAAAACAGCTTTATCCAAGTAGGTGTTGGTTTTAAATTCGGAGGAAACTAATCTTAAAGATTCTAGAAAAATAAAAGGAAACAGGACAATTTTGTCCTGTTTTTTTATTTTAATGAATAGAGTACATAGATTGTCTTCCTGTGATGAAAATAATTAGTATTTTTGGGGCGTAAAATTTAAACTTAAAAAATGAAAAAGCTATTATTAGTAGGTGCTTTTGCACTTTTAGGAGGAGCTGCTCAGGCGCAGGAAGGTTTAAAATTAGGTGGCCACATTGGTGTTCCTGTATCTGATGCAAGCAATGTATCTTCATTTACACTAGGAGTTGATGGAGCTTATATGTGGAATATTGCTAAAGGATTTGACCTTGGGGTAGCAACAGGATATTCTCATTTCTTCGGAAAAGATCACTTTGATGATTTCGGATTTATCCCTGTGGCAGTTGCAGGTAAATATAAATTTAAAGGAGCTCCTATCTTCGTAGGATTAGACTTAGGGTATGGTATTTCTACAAAAAGTGGTATTGATGGAGGTTTCTATGCGCAGCCTAAGTTTGGATATCAGATGTCTAAAGGAGAACTATACATAGGATATCAATCTGTAAGCAACAGTGAAAAAGTAGGCTGGGGAAGATATAGCTGGACTGCTGGAGCTGTTAATCTAGGATATAACTTCTTTATTAAATAAGAAGCCTGTTAAAATAGATATAAGAAACTCTGGTGAAATCCGGAGTTTTTTTATTTGATAGGTAGGGCCTGATAGCAGAGCGTTTTTATGTATGTGGCTCTATCATATCACTTTGGGATTGTAAAATGACTCTTGAGTTATAAACATTTGTTTAATTTTTAAGACTTAATTCCTTAAAAATTAACATTTTAACAAGGGTTATTTCGAGGTGTTTAGCTAAATTATAATGATTTTATTAAAATTCAAAAATTTTTAAAACTAAACATATTGGGCTGTGGTTGAGGAATTGTAGTTTTTTTATTCATAATATTGTGAAAAACCTAAAAAGCTCCCATTGATATGATTTATTTTTATAAAACCTTAAATTTTAACAATGATATTAATCACATTAACAAATTTTAATATTAGTGGGGACGACTGTAAATTTGCCTCCAGAAAGTATTAAAATTTTTTAAAATGAAAAAAATATTATTAGCGGGTGCTGTTGCACTTTTCGGTTTATCAAATGCTCAGATTGCTAAAGGTACTACATATGTTTCAGGACAATTAGGGTATTCTCAGAATGAAAATAACAATACAGATACTAAAATCGAGAGCTTCAAAGTTCTTCCAACTGTAGGTTATTTCGTAAACACTAACCTAGCAGTAGGTTTAGGTGTAGGTTACAAAAACGATAACACTAAAGTAACTACTGAAACTACTGTAGGAGGTGGAACTTTGGTTGCTGAAAAGAAAAATACAACTTCTGCATTCGTAGTAGCTCCATTCGTAAGAAAATACTGGACTTTAGCTGATAAATTATACATCTTCGGTCAGTTAGAAGTTCCTATGGAATTCGGTCAGTACAAGCAAGAAAGCGAGTCTACTTTAACAACAGGTTCTACAGTAACTAGAAACTCTACTTCTGACAAAGCTAACTATACTTCAATCGGTGTAAACGTTAAGCCAGGTTTAGATTATTTCTTAAACAAGAACTGGTCTATCGAAGCTACTTTCGGTGAGTTTGGTTACAACACAAACAAATTAGATGTAGACGGAGCTAAGAGAGTAAACGATTATAAATTCGGATTGAATTTATCTTCTGTAACTTTCGGAGTTAAATATGTATTTGCAAAATAATAAACAAAGCATATAATAATAGAGCCCTAGGATTATTATCTTAGGGCTTTTTTATCTTACTACTATTAAATATATAATAATCATGAAAAAAATCTTATTAGCATCTGCAATTGCTTTATTTGCAGGGCTTAATGCGCAGACAACATTGGGTGTAAAAGGAGGATACGCTTTGTCTAAATTAAACTTTAATGAAAACAGCATTGAGCTTGATGGAGCTAAAGGAACGATGAAATCAAAGTCCGGATTTTATGTTGGAGCTTTGGTAGAACATAAGTTCAATAGTAAATTTGCGATTCAGGGAGAAGTAGAGTATGCCAACTTAGGCGGAAAAGCGGAGGTTGCTTTACCATACGGGATTAAAGTAACTGAAAAAATAAACCTTAACAGAATTGTAATTCCTGTTTCTGCAAGATATTATGCAACGCCTGAATTAGGTATTTATGCTGGCCCATATGTCAGTTTCAAAACAGATACTAATGTGAAGTTTGATGTAACAGGTCTGCCTGCCGGTGCTTCTGTGAATCCAACCGCAGTTAGAGAAGGAGAACAAATTGTAGAGAAACAGTTTAATGACAACCTGAAGTCTACTGATTTCGGATTGTTTTTCGGGGCTGATTATACCGTATACAAAGGTTTATTTGTAGATGCACGTTATAGTTTTGGGTTGACCAATATGGTTAAGAATCCTGTCGGTGACGAGAAAGTAAAGATGAATTTCTTCCAGCTTGGGGTAGGGTATAAGTTTAAATAAATTCAATTAATAATCATGAAAAAACTATTATTAGCAGGTGCAGTAGCACTTTTCGGGCTTTCTAATGCTCAAATGACTAAAGGTGACTGGGTAATCAGTGGAAACACTGGAATGGGCTTTAATAACGTTACAACTACAGTAAAAGCAGGAGGTAAGTCTACCGACAGTCCAACAGTAAACACATTCTCAATCACACCTTCTGTGGGGTATTTCGTTATTGATAAATTAGCAGTGGGGATTGATTTAGGATATGTAAATAGAACCACAAAATATGATGATGTTAAGTTTACAAACTCTACATTTTCTGTAATGCCTACAGCAACTTATTATTTTACTAACTCCAGCAAACTGGTTCCATTCCTGGGAGCAGGGATAGGTTATGGATCAAATAAGGAAAAGACTTCTTTTTCCGGGGGGCGCAATGGAATTTATGATCCAATTCTTATGCACGATACAGAGACCACTACAGATGGTTTAGCATGGAAAGTAAAAGGAGGAGTAACTTATATGGCAACTTCTTCTTTAGGGATTAATCTGGGGATCTCTTATGATCAGTTTTCAAGTAAAGCAACAGTTATGAATACAGAGGTTAAGACAAACATTAATACTTTCGGTGTGAATGTTGGTTTTTCTTATTTCATCAAAGGAAAAGGACAGAAATCTGATAAATAATCAGGCTGTTTAAAGATAAAAAACAAAAAAATCCGACTCAGTTTTGAGTCGGATTTTATATTTTGATGAGATTGTTTCTGGATTATTTTCCAAACATTCCACCCATTCCAGGCATATTCGGCATTTTGCTCATCATCTGCATCATTTGCTTTCCTTGAGGTCCCTGCATCATCTTCATCATTTTACCCATCTGATCGAATTGTTTCATCAATTGATTTACATCTTCAATCTTTCTTCCGGCACCTCTTGCAATTCTGTTTTTTCTCTGAGTATTGATAATAGAAGGTCTTCTTCTTTCCTCAGGTGTCATAGAGTAGATAATCGCTTCAATGTGTTTAAATGCATCATCACTGATCTCTACATCTTTGATGGCTTTTCCAACCCCAGGAATCATTCCCATAAGGTCTTTCATGTTACCCATCTTCTTAATCTGGTTGATCTGCTTTAAGAAATCATCAAAACCAAATTCATTTTTAGCGATTTTCTTGTGAAGTTTTTTAGCTTCTTCTTCATCAAACTGCTCCTGAGCTCTTTCTACTAAGGAAACAACATCTCCCATTCCTAAGATTCTGTCTGCCATCCTTTCCGGGTAGAAAAGGTCTAAAGCTTCCATTTTCTCTCCTGTAGAGATGAATTTGATTGGTTTTTCAACTACAGAACGGATCGTTAAAGCAGCACCCCCTCTTGTATCACCATCTAACTTGGTTAAAACAACCCCGTCAAAGTTCAACGCATCGTTGAATGCTTTAGCAGTATTCACAGCATCCTGACCAGTCATGGAATCCACTACGAAAAGGGTTTCCTGTGGCTTGATGAAGTAATGTACAGACTTGATCTCGTTCATCATCTGCTCATCAATCGCTAAACGACCTGCCGTATCCACGATTACTACATCGTGATTGTTGGCCTTTGCAAAATTGATGGCATTTTCAGCGATAGTAGAAGGGTTTGTAGCTCCTTCTTCAGTATAAACGGGAACATTAATTTGTCCTCCTAATACTTTTAGCTGATCGATCGCAGCAGGACGGTAAACGTCACAGGCTACCAATAATGGTTTTTTATTTCTTTTTGTCTGTAAATAATTAGCAAGTTTTCCAGAGAAAGTAGTCTTACCAGAACCCTGAAGACCTGCAATAAGGATTACAGATGGTTTTCCCGAAAGATTAATTCCCTCCTGAGAACCTCCCATTAAATCC of the Chryseobacterium capnotolerans genome contains:
- a CDS encoding porin family protein, coding for MKKNLLIAAVAVLGINANAQEFKFGPKAGYSLSMLKATGEGTTYKFDSKSTFYAGAMAEYKFNDKFAVQGEVLYSPIGGKQEEAVAFTEAGVNVTGTEKTDWKLGTVQIPISAKYYATENLAFGVGLNVGVIFSAKVKSTLELSGSALGESFSESETTTTDVKDHMNKLNLAPFVGAEYTLENGLFFDARYNLGVSNLAKKEDGENGTLKNSFIQVGVGFKFGGN
- a CDS encoding OmpW family outer membrane protein, producing the protein MKKLLLAGAVALFGLSNAQMTKGDWVISGNTGMGFNNVTTTVKAGGKSTDSPTVNTFSITPSVGYFVIDKLAVGIDLGYVNRTTKYDDVKFTNSTFSVMPTATYYFTNSSKLVPFLGAGIGYGSNKEKTSFSGGRNGIYDPILMHDTETTTDGLAWKVKGGVTYMATSSLGINLGISYDQFSSKATVMNTEVKTNINTFGVNVGFSYFIKGKGQKSDK
- a CDS encoding outer membrane beta-barrel protein, coding for MKKILLAGAVALFGLSNAQIAKGTTYVSGQLGYSQNENNNTDTKIESFKVLPTVGYFVNTNLAVGLGVGYKNDNTKVTTETTVGGGTLVAEKKNTTSAFVVAPFVRKYWTLADKLYIFGQLEVPMEFGQYKQESESTLTTGSTVTRNSTSDKANYTSIGVNVKPGLDYFLNKNWSIEATFGEFGYNTNKLDVDGAKRVNDYKFGLNLSSVTFGVKYVFAK
- the ffh gene encoding signal recognition particle protein; its protein translation is MFNSLQDKLDKALHNISGRGKITEINVAETVKEIRRALVDADVNYKVAKDLTKRVQDKALGENVLTSLTPGQLMTKIVHDELVDLMGGSQEGINLSGKPSVILIAGLQGSGKTTFSGKLANYLQTKRNKKPLLVACDVYRPAAIDQLKVLGGQINVPVYTEEGATNPSTIAENAINFAKANNHDVVIVDTAGRLAIDEQMMNEIKSVHYFIKPQETLFVVDSMTGQDAVNTAKAFNDALNFDGVVLTKLDGDTRGGAALTIRSVVEKPIKFISTGEKMEALDLFYPERMADRILGMGDVVSLVERAQEQFDEEEAKKLHKKIAKNEFGFDDFLKQINQIKKMGNMKDLMGMIPGVGKAIKDVEISDDAFKHIEAIIYSMTPEERRRPSIINTQRKNRIARGAGRKIEDVNQLMKQFDQMGKMMKMMQGPQGKQMMQMMSKMPNMPGMGGMFGK
- a CDS encoding PhoH family protein; protein product: MFELTYDLEEIDAKIFYGVNNQYFNLIKSSFPTIKITGRDHYIFAMGNQEALDILKQKLDDIVKFISKNNSIGLKDVENILNIKDENEKQLIFDQDIIVKGVNGKVIKAKTTNLKKLVKETEKKDMVFAIGPAGTGKTYTSVALAAKALKDKEVKRIILTRPAVEAGESLGFLPGDLKEKLDPYLQPLYDALRDMIPHEKLEGFMEKKVIEVAPLAFMRGRTLDDAFVILDEAQNTTHAQMKMFLTRMGMNAKFIITGDPSQIDLPKNQQSGLKEAMRILNGVKEIGFVYLTEEDVVRHPVVRKIILAYNDEEKRLRND
- a CDS encoding porin family protein, translated to MKKILLASAIALFAGLNAQTTLGVKGGYALSKLNFNENSIELDGAKGTMKSKSGFYVGALVEHKFNSKFAIQGEVEYANLGGKAEVALPYGIKVTEKINLNRIVIPVSARYYATPELGIYAGPYVSFKTDTNVKFDVTGLPAGASVNPTAVREGEQIVEKQFNDNLKSTDFGLFFGADYTVYKGLFVDARYSFGLTNMVKNPVGDEKVKMNFFQLGVGYKFK